The Pseudanabaena sp. PCC 6802 genomic interval GGCAAACAACACAACACATAGCAGAGGAGTTAGGACTTGACTATAGGACGGTATTGGCCTGGCGGCATCGCATCCAAGGCCGAGGATTTGCACATTTGATTAACACAGCCATTCCCGATCAAGAGTCAGAGATGGACGAGATGTTTCAGAATGCGGGGGAAAAGGAGCCAAACACGACCCGATTACCGACCCACCGCGACGACGAGGCAATCAACGCAAAGGCAAGGGCACGATGGCAAATGACCGTCCACCCGTTGTCGGCACCGTTGGACGCAGCAGTGGTCAGATCCGTCTGAAGGTTTGTGACAATACCCAACAAGTAACCATCCAACCGCAGGTGGAGGCAACCACTTTACCTACCGCGACTGTCTATACCGATGAATCCGATGCCTATAACCGCGTACCTGCTTCAGGTCGTGGGCATCAAACTGTATGTCACTCGCTAGGGGAATATGCCCGAGATGCGGATGGGGATGGCTTTTGCGAAGTGCATTGCAATACTATGGAGGGAATTTGGGTTGGGTTGCGCAATTTCCTGCGTCCGTTATGTAGGCATATTCGAGTGGTCATACAATCTACGTTGGATTGATTCTGACTTCCTCCGTCGTCTTCTCATGCCTCCTTCCACCTATTTACCTAGATGAGCGAATTTGCCATATCCACCCTATGCTTTAGAAGCCAAAACAGTCAAACTAAATGCTCGATTCTCCAGCTAGTCTACCGAGATGCTTTAAGATACTCACAACGGCGTACAGATCGTTGCCCCGTTTAATTGAGAACAAATCCGATTCCGCATATCTTGGTTGTTCTTGTTTGTTTAGTTTCAGGAAAATAAACTCACTCCCATTCGTGACAAAGCCAAATGCTGGTTTAGTTGCTTCTGGATTAGCCATCATGTAAGTCAATGCCTGCGGTATGCCAACCTCTAAGGAATAGGCAGCTTTTTTGGCTTCAATTGCCACAATCCAAAATTGCGGCTTGAATACTAAAATATCAATTCGCCCGCGAATTACAGTACCACTATCCTCCGAGACAATTTCTACAACCTCCTCAGCTTTTAGATAAAAAGGCGATCGATAAAAACCTGCTAGCCGCAGTAATGGACCTAAGATGACAAGTTTGACAATAGGCTCCAGCATAGTGTAACGAGACAAATGCCAATAGTCAGCTTTGACATCATCCAGGGCTTGCTTTTCGGCATTATTAAGTTCAGGCACGCTCTCTTGC includes:
- a CDS encoding transposase, producing MANDRPPVVGTVGRSSGQIRLKVCDNTQQVTIQPQVEATTLPTATVYTDESDAYNRVPASGRGHQTVCHSLGEYARDADGDGFCEVHCNTMEGIWVGLRNFLRPLCRHIRVVIQSTLD
- a CDS encoding helix-turn-helix domain-containing protein → MIKFPLTELLDEQACYDWLLKILHPGGLHCPNGHALPDRQAPHDRKRTPIVKYKCRECGKVFHIFTGTDLCGSHYNCGTIVLLLRGFLQGQTTQHIAEELGLDYRTVLAWRHRIQGRGFAHLINTAIPDQESEMDEMFQNAGEKEPNTTRLPTHRDDEAINAKARARWQMTVHPLSAPLDAAVVRSV
- a CDS encoding type I restriction endonuclease, which translates into the protein MVQTIPATDIDLAQLSNLFGLERSDDPQFFREWQESVPELNNAEKQALDDVKADYWHLSRYTMLEPIVKLVILGPLLRLAGFYRSPFYLKAEEVVEIVSEDSGTVIRGRIDILVFKPQFWIVAIEAKKAAYSLEVGIPQALTYMMANPEATKPAFGFVTNGSEFIFLKLNKQEQPRYAESDLFSIKRGNDLYAVVSILKHLGRLAGESSI